The following proteins come from a genomic window of Musa acuminata AAA Group cultivar baxijiao chromosome BXJ1-7, Cavendish_Baxijiao_AAA, whole genome shotgun sequence:
- the LOC135679480 gene encoding ferrochelatase-1, chloroplastic-like, with translation MEAANSAVSQTKLLDFRSRRSVGSLYSSRHKGGTSVCYVKCSSHSSRNGPQGTDESLSLSVLSNPTSDVSKGNFAKSIHMPVKKHNLGRLNCSAEACTHDASFLSISSSHAHERVGILLLNLGGPETLNDVQPFLFNLFADPDIIRLPRLFRFLQRPLAKLISVVRAPKSKEGYAAIGGGSPLRRITDEQAQALKLALKDKDLHANVYVGMRYWHPFTEEALHQIKKDKITKLVVLPLYPQFSISTSGSSIRVLQSIIREDAYFASLPISIIESWYQREGYIKSMADLIENELLSFSKPEEVMIFFSAHGVPLSYVQDAGDPYKDQMEECISLIMAELKYRGIVNQHTLAYQSRVGPVQWLKPYTDEVIVELGQKGVKSLLAVPVSFVSEHIETLEEIDMEYKHLALQSGIENWGRVPALGCTSSFISDLADAVIEALPSASVSNAKRTSSEPETETDLVQYAINLFFGSIFAFVLLLSPRVISAFRNFLI, from the exons ATGGAAGCTGCGAATTCTGCTGTTTCTCAGACCAAACTCCTTGATTTTAGGAGTCGGAGAAGTGTCGGCTCTCTGTATTC ATCAAGGCACAAGGGAGGTACCTCGGTATGCTATGTCAAATGCTCCTCCCATTCCTCGCGTAATGGCCCTCAAGGAACTGATGAATCACTGAGTTTATCGGTGCTTTCTAATCCTACATCTGATGTTAGCAAAGGGAATTTTGCCAAATCTATACATATGCCAGTCAAAAAGCATAATCTTGGGAGGCTTAATTGTTCTGCAGAGGCATGCACGCATGATGCAAGTTTTCTCAGCATTTCTTCAAGTCATGCACATGAAAGGGTTGGCATACTCCTGTTGAACCTTGGAGGTCCAGAGACCCTGAACGATGTTCAACCATTCCTGTTCAATTTATTTGCTGATCCA GACATAATACGGCTTCCTAGACTATTCCGGTTTCTCCAGCGACCACTGGCCAAGTTAATATCAGTTGTCAGAGCTCCAAAAAGTAAGGAGGGTTATGCTGCAATTGGTGGTGGATCACCATTACGGAGGATAACTGATGAACAG gCACAAGCACTGAAACTGGCCCTCAAAGACAAGGATTTGCATGCCAATGTATATGTTGGTATGCGGTACTGGCACCCTTTCACTGAGGAGGCTCTTCATCAG ATAAAGAAGGATAAAATAACAAAGCTTGTTGTGCTGCCACTTTATCCTCAATTCTCTATATCCACTAGTGGTTCTAGTATCCGTGTTCTACAGAGTATTATCAG GGAAGATGCTTATTTTGCAAGCTTGCCAATTTCTATTATCGAGTCATGGTATCAACGTGAAGGTTACATCAAATCAATGGCTGATTTGATAGAAAATGAGCTACTAAGTTTTTCTAAGCCCGAGGAG GTTATGATATTCTTTAGCGCACATGGAGTTCCACTTAGCTATGTTCAGGATGCAGGAGATCCATACAAAGATCAGATGGAGGAGTGTATCTCCTTGATCATGGCTGAGTTGAAATATAGAGGAATTGTTAACCAGCACACTCTTGCTTATCAG AGCCGAGTTGGGCCTGTTCAGTGGTTAAAGCCTTATACTGATGAAGTGATTGTCGAGCTTGGTCAGAAAGGTGTAAAGAGCCTTCTCGCAGTCCCTGTAAG CTTTGTGAGCGAACATATTGAAACTCTGGAAGAGATTGATATGGAGTACAAGCACTTGGCTCTGCAGTCGGGCATTGAGAACTGGGGCAGGGTACCAGCTCTGGGTTGCACTTCTTCCTTCATCTCAGATCTTGCAGATGCCGTTATAGAAGCCCTCCCATCTGCATCTGTATCAAATGCAAAGAGAACATCCTCAGAGCCCGAGACCGAGACAGATCTTGTTCAATATGCCATCAACTTGTTTTTCGGGTCAATCTTTGCGTTTGTGCTATTGCTGTCACCTAGAGTGATTTCTGCGTTTAGGAATTTCctcatctaa